From Panicum hallii strain FIL2 chromosome 2, PHallii_v3.1, whole genome shotgun sequence, a single genomic window includes:
- the LOC112879848 gene encoding cytochrome b-c1 complex subunit 7-1-like isoform X2, producing the protein MFSKLLASFVNPRRNPLARLHRNAVASRLRKYGLRYDDLYDPYHDLDIKEALARLPREVVDARNQRLKRAMDLSMKHQYLPDDVQFRSCRSSRW; encoded by the exons ATGTTCTCCAAGCTCTTGGCGTCGTTCGTGAACCCGCGCCGGAACCCGCTGGCGCGCctccaccggaacgccgtcgcctcCCGCCTCCGCAAATACG GGCTCCGGTACGACGACCTGTACGACCCGTACCACGACCTGGACATCAAGGAGGCGCTGGCGCGGCTGCCGCGGGAGGTGGTGGACGCCCGCAACCAGCGCCTGAAGCGGGCCATGGACCTCTCCATGAAGCACCAGTACCTCCCCGACGACGTGCAG TTTCGCTCATGCCGTAGTTCGCGGTGGTGA
- the LOC112879847 gene encoding uncharacterized protein LOC112879847, which yields MAPSPAAEPPPARPSSSHLWRAGGVLQPISRSQVLLQGPRRRHRRLPGGVVRAAPDAPPVVRAAVSAVTELLRALSPNKTPRDAAEQGEAKDPPPCGSVEDVLAVLRDDYRRAYFLTGDFSRGIYTEDCLFEDPTIKFRGLSRYSQNLDLLVPFFNSPSLELESIETGLRVETKFVKATWKLRTYLRLPWRPLIAIRGNTTYDLNEDYKVVRHSESWDVSALEAIGQIFVSAREQRKGSRG from the exons ATGGCGCCAAGCCCAGCTGCCGAGCCGCCCCCGGCCCGGCCGTCTAGCAGTCACCTGTGGCGCGCCGGCGGCGTCCTCCAGCCCATCTCCCGCTCACAGGTCCTGCTGCAGGGGCCCAGGCGCCGCCACCGGCGTCTCCCGGGCGGCGTCGTCCGAGCTGCGCCGGACGCGCCGCCGGTGGTCAGGGCGGCCGTCAGCGCTGTCACCGAGCTCCTCAGAGCCCTTTCCCCAAACAAGACGCCCAG GGACGCCGCCGAGCAGGGTGAGGCGAAGGATCCGCCGCCGTGCGGCAGCGTTGAGGATGTGCTCGCGGTCCTCCGAGACGACTACCGGCGCGCCTACTTCCTCACCG GGGATTTCTCTCGGGGCATATACACTGAAGATTGCTTGTTTGAGGATCCGACGATAAAGTTCCGGG GATTGTCTAGATACTCTCAGAATCTTGATCTGCTGGTGCCATTCTTCAACAGCCCTTCGCTTGAGCTTGAAAGCATTGAAACG GGCTTGAGGGTTGAGACAAAGTTTGTCAAAGCGACATGGAAACTAAG GACATATTTGAGGCTACCATGGAGGCCCCTGATTGCGATCAGAGGGAACACAACCTATGATCTGAACGAAGATTACAAG GTGGTTCGGCACTCTGAGAGCTGGGACGTCTCTGCGCTCGAGGCCATCGGCCAGATATTCGTGTCTGCTCGGGAGCAGCGGAAAGGCAGCAGAGGCTGA
- the LOC112879848 gene encoding cytochrome b-c1 complex subunit 7-2-like isoform X1, giving the protein MFSKLLASFVNPRRNPLARLHRNAVASRLRKYGLRYDDLYDPYHDLDIKEALARLPREVVDARNQRLKRAMDLSMKHQYLPDDVQAIQTPFRSYLSDMLALVKKEKAEREALGALPLYQRTIP; this is encoded by the exons ATGTTCTCCAAGCTCTTGGCGTCGTTCGTGAACCCGCGCCGGAACCCGCTGGCGCGCctccaccggaacgccgtcgcctcCCGCCTCCGCAAATACG GGCTCCGGTACGACGACCTGTACGACCCGTACCACGACCTGGACATCAAGGAGGCGCTGGCGCGGCTGCCGCGGGAGGTGGTGGACGCCCGCAACCAGCGCCTGAAGCGGGCCATGGACCTCTCCATGAAGCACCAGTACCTCCCCGACGACGTGCAG GCTATACAGACGCCATTCAGAAGCTACCTTTCTGACATGCTTGCTCTT GTGAAAAAGGAGAAAGCAGAGCGTGAGGCTCTGGGAGCACTTCCACTGTACCAGAGAACCATCCCATAA
- the LOC112881583 gene encoding uncharacterized protein LOC112881583 isoform X2, with protein sequence MDSTAAAAAAQAPVLLVTNDDGIDAPGLRFLVDQLVAARRYRVLVCAPDTDKSGVSHCITWRPALRCKRVDISGATAFGVSGTPADCASLGISGKLFDGVVPDLVLSGINIGNNCGYHVIYSGTVAGAREAFLYGIPAIAMSYDWVAGQSSVNDLKVSAEVCMPLINTIVTEIKNGTYPQGSFLNVDVPTDAAHHKGYKITKQGKYMARISWEQTVYKKPAVESYQTANMDVDGEKDSELVTPAENDLLFKRVIVGRSSDEVEGDDMDHKSLVDGYITVTPLGALSRTDPDAIPYFKACVSRL encoded by the exons ATGGACTCCAcggcggctgctgcggcggcgcaggcgccgGTGCTGCTGGTGACTAACGACGACGGCATCGACGCGCCGGGGCTCCGCTTCCTCGTCGACCAGCTCGTCGCCGCGCGGCGCTACCGCGTCCTCGTCTGCGCGCCCGACAC AGACAAATCGGGTGTTAGCCACTGCATCACATGGCGCCCTGCACTCCGCTGTAAACGTGTTGATATAAGTGGTGCTACAGCATTTGGAGTTTCAG GAACTCCTGCCGACTGTGCCTCTTTAGGTATCTCGGGGAAGCTCTTTGATGGTGTGGTTCCTGATCTG GTACTTAGTGGAATCAACATTGGAAACAATTGTGGATACCACGT CATTTATTCTGGAACAGTTGCTGGTGCTAGGGAGGCATTTTTATATGGGATTCCTGCAATAGCTATGTCATATGATTG GGTTGCGGGTCAGAGCAGTGTCAATGACCTCAAGGTGTCCGCAGAGGTCTGTATGCCTCTGATAAATACCATCGTGACTGAGATCAAGAATGGAACATATCCCCAAGGATCATTCTTGAATGTAGATGTACCAACAGATGCTGCACACCACAAG GGGTATAAAATTACGAAACAAGGAAAATATATGGCGAGAATTAGTTGGGAGCAAACTGTTTACAAGAAGCCTGCTGTAGAAAGTTACCAGACAGCAAACATGGATGTTGATGGTGAAAAGGACAGTGAACTAGTTACTCCAGCAGAGAATGACCTACTGTTTAAGAGAGTG ATTGTAGGGAGAAGTTCTGATGAAGTGGAAGGAGACGACATGGACCACAAGTCCCTAGTTGATGGATAT ATTACTGTTACTCCTTTGGGCGCTCTTTCCCGCACAGATCCAGATGCCATACCCTACTTCAAAGCTTGCGTGTCACGACTG TGA
- the LOC112879845 gene encoding zeta-carotene desaturase, chloroplastic/chromoplastic: MASVAATSTLAPALAARRRRARPGAAPLPPRRAAVVRCSLESNVSNMGVNAPKGLFPPEPEHYRGPKLKVAIIGAGLAGMSTAVELLDQGHEVDLYESRPFIGGKVGSFVDRQGNHIEMGLHVFFGCYSNLFRLMKKVGADNNLLVKEHTHTFVNKGGAVGELDFRFPVGAPLHGIQAFLRTNQLKVYDKARNAVALALSPVVQALVDPDGALQQVRDLDDVSFSDWFMSKGGTRESITRMWDPVAYALGFIDCDNISARCMLTIFTLFATKTEASLLRMLKGSPDVYLSGPIKKYITDRGGRFHLRWGCREVLYEKLPDGETYVKGLLLSKATSREIIKADAYVAACDVPGIKRLLPSEWREWEMFDNIYKLDGVPVVTVQLRYNGWVTELQDLEKSRQLEKAVGLDNLLYTPDADFSCFSDLALSSPADYYIEGQGSLIQAVLTPGDPYMPLPNEEIISKVQKQVVELFPSARGLEVTWSSVVKIGQSLYREAPGNDPFRPDQKTPVKNFFLSGSYTKQDYIDSMEGATLSGRRTAAYICGAGEELLALRKKLVIDDSEKALGNVQVLQTS; this comes from the exons atgGCCTCCGTGGCGGCCACCTCCACGCTGGCCCCGGccctcgccgcccgccggcgccgggcgcggcctggggcggcgccgctgccgccacgCCGGGCCGCCGTCGTGCGGTGCTCGCTCGAAAGCAACGTCTCCAACATGGGCGTCAACG CTCCCAAAGGGTTGTTCCCACCTGAGCCGGAGCACTACAGGGGGCCCAAGCTCAAGGTGGCCATCATAGGGGCAGGCCTCGCCGGCATGTCCACTGCCGTCGAGCTTTTGGACCAGGGCCATGAG GTTGATTTGTACGAGTCCCGGCCGTTTATTGGCGGCAAGGTTGGCTCATTTGTCGATAGGCAAGGAAACCATATCGAGATGGGGTTGCACGTGTTCTTCGGGTGTTACAGCAATCTGTTCCGCCTTATGAAGAAG GTTGGTGCTGATAATAATCTGCTAGTGAAGGAACACACACATACTTTTGTAAACAAAGGGGGCGCAGTCGGTG AACTTGATTTTCGGTTCCCGGTGGGAGCTCCATTACATGGTATTCAAGCGTTCCTCAGAACTAACCAACTCAAG GTGTATGATAAAGCAAGAAATGCAGTTGCTCTTGCCCTAAGCCCAGTTGTTCAGGCTCTGGTTGATCCCGATGGTGCATTGCAGCAAGTGCGAGACTTGGATGAT GTAAGTTTCAGTGATTGGTTCATGTCCAAAGGTGGTACTCGGGAGAGCATCACAAGAATGTGGGATCCTGTTGCTTATGCTCTGGGTTTCATCGACTGTGATAATATTAGTGCACGTTGCATGCTTACAATTTTCACTCTGTTTGCCACAAAAACAGAGGCATCTTTGTTACGCATGCTAAAGGGTTCACCTGATGTTTACTTAAGTGGCCCGATAAAGAAGTACATAACAGACAGGGGTGGTAG GTTTCACTTAAGGTGGGGATGCAGGGAGGTTCTCTATGAGAAATTACCTGATGGAGAGACCTATGTTAAAGGCCTTCTTCTCTCGAAG GCCACAAGCAGAGAGATAATAAAAGCCGATGCATATGTTGCag CTTGTGATGTACCGGGGATCAAAAGACTACTACCGTCAGAATGGAGGGAATGGGAAATGTTTGACAATATTTACAAGTTGGATGGTGTTCCTGTTGTCACTGTTCAGCTTCGCTACAATGGATGGGTTACTGAACTTCAAGATTTAGAAAAATCAAG ACAACTAGAAAAGGCGGTCGGTTTGGATaacctcctgtacactccagaTGCAGACTTTTCCTGTTTTTCAGACCTTGCACTCTCATCTCCTGCTGATTACTACATTGAAGGACAAGGTTCCCTGATCCA AGCTGTGTTAACTCCTGGTGATCCATACATGCCATTGCCAAATGAGGAGATCATCAGTAAGGTTCAAAAGCAG GTCGTAGAATTGTTCCCATCTGCCCGGGGATTGGAAGTCACATGGTCCAGTGTGGTGAAAATTGGACAATCTTTGTATCGTGAGGCTCCTGGAAATGACCCATTCAGACCTGACCAGAAGACGCCCGTTAAAAACTTCTTCCTGTCTGGATCTTATACGAAACAG GACTACATTGACAGCATGGAAGGAGCGACTCTCTCTGGCAGGCGAACCGCAGCCTACATCTGCGGTGCTGGGGAGGAGCTGCTGGCCCTGCGAAAGAAGCTAGTGATCGACGACAGTGAGAAGGCGTTGGGGAATGTCCAAGTCCTGCAGACAAGTTGA
- the LOC112881583 gene encoding uncharacterized protein LOC112881583 isoform X1, with protein sequence MDSTAAAAAAQAPVLLVTNDDGIDAPGLRFLVDQLVAARRYRVLVCAPDTDKSGVSHCITWRPALRCKRVDISGATAFGVSGTPADCASLGISGKLFDGVVPDLVLSGINIGNNCGYHVIYSGTVAGAREAFLYGIPAIAMSYDWVAGQSSVNDLKVSAEVCMPLINTIVTEIKNGTYPQGSFLNVDVPTDAAHHKGYKITKQGKYMARISWEQTVYKKPAVESYQTANMDVDGEKDSELVTPAENDLLFKRVIVGRSSDEVEGDDMDHKSLVDGYITVTPLGALSRTDPDAIPYFKACVSRLVGNFSSLGPSFSRSRVA encoded by the exons ATGGACTCCAcggcggctgctgcggcggcgcaggcgccgGTGCTGCTGGTGACTAACGACGACGGCATCGACGCGCCGGGGCTCCGCTTCCTCGTCGACCAGCTCGTCGCCGCGCGGCGCTACCGCGTCCTCGTCTGCGCGCCCGACAC AGACAAATCGGGTGTTAGCCACTGCATCACATGGCGCCCTGCACTCCGCTGTAAACGTGTTGATATAAGTGGTGCTACAGCATTTGGAGTTTCAG GAACTCCTGCCGACTGTGCCTCTTTAGGTATCTCGGGGAAGCTCTTTGATGGTGTGGTTCCTGATCTG GTACTTAGTGGAATCAACATTGGAAACAATTGTGGATACCACGT CATTTATTCTGGAACAGTTGCTGGTGCTAGGGAGGCATTTTTATATGGGATTCCTGCAATAGCTATGTCATATGATTG GGTTGCGGGTCAGAGCAGTGTCAATGACCTCAAGGTGTCCGCAGAGGTCTGTATGCCTCTGATAAATACCATCGTGACTGAGATCAAGAATGGAACATATCCCCAAGGATCATTCTTGAATGTAGATGTACCAACAGATGCTGCACACCACAAG GGGTATAAAATTACGAAACAAGGAAAATATATGGCGAGAATTAGTTGGGAGCAAACTGTTTACAAGAAGCCTGCTGTAGAAAGTTACCAGACAGCAAACATGGATGTTGATGGTGAAAAGGACAGTGAACTAGTTACTCCAGCAGAGAATGACCTACTGTTTAAGAGAGTG ATTGTAGGGAGAAGTTCTGATGAAGTGGAAGGAGACGACATGGACCACAAGTCCCTAGTTGATGGATAT ATTACTGTTACTCCTTTGGGCGCTCTTTCCCGCACAGATCCAGATGCCATACCCTACTTCAAAGCTTGCGTGTCACGACTGGTTGGCAATTTCTCTTCTCTCGGTCCTTCATTTTCTAGAAGCAGAGTAGCATGA